The following coding sequences are from one Bradyrhizobium sp. 200 window:
- a CDS encoding YebC/PmpR family DNA-binding transcriptional regulator, with amino-acid sequence MAGHSQFKNIMHRKGKQDAQKSKLFGKLAREITVAAKLGTPDPAMNPRLRAAVIAARQENMPKDNIERAIKKASGGESESYDEIRYEGYGPGGVAVIVEALTDNRNRAASDIRSFFSKSGGNLGETGSVAFMFDRTGIIEYDAGKASDDAMLEAAIEAGADDVVSSESGHEIYASQETFREVAKALEAKFGEARKAALTWKPQNTIAVDDETGEKLLKLMDLLNEHDDVQNVYANFEISDALVAKMGG; translated from the coding sequence ATGGCCGGCCATTCCCAGTTCAAGAACATCATGCACCGCAAGGGCAAGCAGGATGCCCAGAAGTCCAAGCTGTTCGGCAAGCTGGCGCGCGAAATCACGGTCGCAGCCAAGCTGGGAACGCCGGACCCGGCCATGAACCCGCGGCTGCGCGCGGCCGTCATCGCGGCGCGCCAGGAAAACATGCCAAAGGACAATATCGAGCGCGCCATCAAGAAGGCGAGCGGCGGCGAAAGCGAGAGCTATGACGAAATCCGCTACGAGGGCTACGGCCCCGGCGGCGTCGCCGTGATCGTCGAGGCGCTGACGGATAACCGCAACCGCGCTGCCTCCGACATCCGCTCGTTCTTTTCCAAGTCGGGCGGCAATCTCGGCGAAACCGGCTCGGTCGCCTTCATGTTCGACCGCACCGGCATCATCGAATATGACGCCGGCAAAGCTTCCGACGACGCCATGCTGGAAGCTGCGATCGAAGCCGGCGCCGACGACGTCGTGTCCAGCGAAAGCGGCCACGAAATCTACGCCTCGCAGGAGACTTTCCGCGAGGTCGCCAAGGCGCTGGAAGCCAAGTTCGGCGAAGCCCGCAAGGCGGCGCTGACCTGGAAGCCGCAGAACACGATCGCCGTCGACGACGAGACCGGCGAGAAGCTGCTGAAGCTAATGGATCTGCTCAACGAGCACGATGACGTCCAGAACGTCTACGCCAATTTCGAGATTTCCGACGCGCTGGTCGCCAAGATGGGCGGGTAG
- a CDS encoding glyoxylate/hydroxypyruvate reductase A — protein MKANKGALALLVHGGSENWSPQRWKARFDEVCPDRGVLLLPNAAFDPAEVNYAAVWKPHPGELATFPNLRVIFNLGAGVDALMADRSLPDVPLVRVAVTDLTARMTEYVVLHVLMHHRQELYLRESQREKRWAPKMQWAAGAISVGIMGLGTLGADAADALKRLGFRVAGWSRSPRAIDGIDCFHGEAQFETFLRRTDILVSLLPLTPETRHILNRDLFGKLNRTSPLGAPVLINAGRGALQSEADILQCLDDGTLGGASLDVYATEPLPVDSPFWTHPKVVLTPHNAADTDPDEISKYVAQQIARFEAGGALENVVDRGRGY, from the coding sequence ATGAAAGCGAACAAAGGTGCGCTTGCGCTGCTGGTGCATGGCGGGAGTGAAAACTGGTCGCCGCAGCGCTGGAAAGCCCGATTCGACGAGGTCTGCCCGGACCGCGGCGTGCTGCTGTTGCCGAATGCCGCGTTCGATCCGGCGGAGGTGAATTACGCTGCGGTGTGGAAGCCGCATCCGGGTGAGCTCGCCACCTTCCCCAATCTGCGGGTCATTTTCAATCTCGGCGCCGGCGTCGATGCGCTGATGGCGGACCGCTCCTTGCCCGACGTGCCGCTGGTGCGCGTGGCGGTCACCGACCTCACCGCGCGGATGACCGAATATGTCGTGCTGCATGTGCTGATGCACCACCGGCAGGAGCTTTACTTGCGGGAGTCGCAGCGCGAAAAGCGCTGGGCGCCGAAAATGCAATGGGCGGCGGGCGCGATCTCGGTCGGCATCATGGGGCTGGGCACGCTCGGAGCTGACGCGGCCGACGCGCTGAAGCGCCTCGGCTTTCGCGTCGCGGGCTGGAGCCGCAGCCCGAGGGCGATCGACGGCATCGATTGCTTTCACGGCGAAGCGCAGTTCGAGACGTTCCTGCGGCGAACCGACATCCTGGTCAGCCTGCTGCCGCTGACGCCGGAGACGCGGCACATTCTCAACCGCGACCTCTTCGGGAAACTGAACCGCACCAGCCCGCTCGGCGCGCCGGTGCTGATCAATGCCGGCCGCGGGGCTTTGCAGAGCGAAGCCGACATCCTGCAATGCCTCGATGACGGCACGCTCGGTGGCGCCTCGCTGGACGTCTACGCCACCGAGCCGCTGCCCGTGGACAGCCCGTTCTGGACCCATCCAAAAGTGGTGCTGACGCCGCACAACGCCGCTGACACCGATCCCGACGAGATATCGAAATATGTCGCGCAGCAGATCGCGCGCTTCGAGGCCGGCGGCGCGCTGGAGAATGTGGTGGATCGCGGGAGAGGGTATTAG
- a CDS encoding nuclear transport factor 2 family protein — translation MSRPPLPPFTRETAAQKARMAEDAWNSRDPVKVSLAYTEDSRWRNRSEFFEGREAIVAFLTRKWAKEHDYRLIKDLWAFDQNRIAVRFQYEWHDDAGQWHRSYGNEQWEFDEHGLMRRREASINDIAIKESERRFHWPAPGPRPADVAGLGENPL, via the coding sequence ATGTCGCGTCCGCCGCTGCCGCCCTTCACCCGCGAAACCGCCGCCCAGAAGGCGCGCATGGCGGAAGACGCCTGGAACTCGCGCGATCCGGTCAAGGTGTCGCTTGCCTATACCGAGGACAGCCGCTGGCGTAACCGCTCCGAATTCTTTGAAGGCCGCGAGGCGATCGTAGCCTTCCTCACCCGCAAATGGGCGAAGGAGCACGACTATCGCCTGATCAAGGATCTCTGGGCGTTCGATCAGAACCGCATCGCCGTGCGCTTCCAGTATGAATGGCACGACGATGCCGGGCAGTGGCATCGGTCCTACGGCAACGAGCAATGGGAGTTCGACGAACACGGCCTGATGCGGCGGCGCGAGGCCAGCATCAACGATATCGCCATCAAGGAGAGCGAGCGACGCTTTCACTGGCCGGCGCCGGGCCCACGCCCGGCCGATGTTGCGGGGCTCGGCGAGAACCCGCTGTGA
- a CDS encoding type II toxin-antitoxin system VapB family antitoxin: MRITVSVDDQLFASAQRFAGVVEKSAVVRAALKAFVEREASRRLAELGGTEPGAKAPPRRRP, translated from the coding sequence ATGAGAATCACAGTTTCAGTAGACGATCAATTGTTTGCAAGCGCACAGCGGTTCGCTGGGGTTGTGGAAAAATCTGCAGTCGTGCGAGCGGCATTGAAGGCGTTTGTCGAACGGGAAGCAAGTCGTAGACTTGCAGAGTTGGGAGGCACGGAACCAGGCGCAAAAGCGCCGCCGCGCCGGCGTCCCTAA
- the ruvB gene encoding Holliday junction branch migration DNA helicase RuvB, translating into MNPPSRIVTPERRSDDVGDTALRPQLLSEFVGQAQARKNLSIFIEAARKRGEALDHVLFVGPPGLGKTTLAQIVARELGVGFRATSGPVIAKAGDLAALLTNLEERDVLFIDEIHRLSPAVEEVLYPAMEDFQLDLIIGEGPAARSVKIDLAKFTLVGATTRAGLLTNPLRDRFGIPVRLNFYTEEELEKIVTRGARVLNIGMTPDGANEIARRARGTPRIAGRLLRRVRDFASAADASSVDRAIADHALSALEVDAAGLDAMDRRYLTTIALNYGGGPVGVETMAAALSEPRDAIEDIIEPFLIQCGYLQRTPRGRLLTSHAFRHLGLAEPARDPAQFGLFGNGDSDD; encoded by the coding sequence ATGAATCCTCCCTCCCGCATCGTCACGCCCGAGCGCCGCTCCGACGATGTCGGCGACACCGCGCTGCGTCCGCAATTGCTGTCCGAATTCGTCGGCCAGGCGCAGGCGCGCAAGAATCTCTCGATCTTCATCGAGGCCGCGCGCAAACGGGGCGAGGCGCTGGATCACGTGCTGTTCGTCGGTCCCCCCGGCCTCGGCAAGACCACGCTGGCGCAGATCGTCGCGCGCGAGCTCGGCGTCGGCTTTCGCGCCACCTCGGGTCCCGTCATTGCCAAGGCCGGCGATCTCGCCGCACTGCTGACTAATCTGGAAGAGCGCGACGTCCTGTTCATCGACGAAATCCATCGGCTCAGCCCGGCGGTGGAGGAGGTGCTCTATCCCGCGATGGAGGACTTTCAGCTCGACCTCATCATCGGCGAGGGCCCGGCAGCGCGTTCGGTCAAGATCGATCTGGCAAAATTCACCCTCGTCGGCGCCACCACGCGCGCCGGGCTGTTGACCAATCCGCTGCGCGACCGTTTTGGCATTCCGGTGCGGCTGAATTTCTATACTGAGGAAGAATTGGAAAAGATCGTCACCCGCGGCGCCCGCGTGCTCAATATTGGCATGACGCCCGACGGCGCCAATGAGATCGCGCGCCGCGCCCGTGGCACACCGCGTATTGCCGGGCGCCTGCTCCGCCGCGTGCGCGACTTTGCCTCCGCTGCCGACGCCAGCTCCGTCGACCGCGCCATCGCCGACCACGCGCTGAGCGCGCTGGAGGTCGATGCCGCAGGCTTAGATGCCATGGACCGGCGCTATCTCACGACGATCGCGCTGAACTACGGCGGCGGGCCGGTCGGCGTCGAGACCATGGCGGCGGCACTGTCGGAGCCGCGCGACGCGATTGAAGACATCATCGAGCCGTTCCTGATCCAGTGCGGCTATTTGCAGCGCACCCCGCGGGGCAGGCTACTCACCTCGCACGCCTTTCGCCACCTCGGCCTTGCGGAACCGGCGCGCGATCCCGCGCAATTCGGCCTTTTCGGCAACGGCGACAGTGACGACTGA
- the ruvC gene encoding crossover junction endodeoxyribonuclease RuvC: MTSPPIRQPVRILGIDPGLRRTGWGVIETEGNRLVFIGCGSVEPPDDLPLASRLLAIHEGLAAVLGDFRPAEAAVEQTFVNKDGVATLKLGQARGVAMLAPAMFGISVAEYAPNQVKKTVVGAGHADKNQIAVMLKILLPKAEPKSPDAADALAIAITHAHHRQGVALRLRVASL, translated from the coding sequence ATGACATCCCCACCGATTCGCCAACCCGTCCGGATTCTCGGCATCGACCCCGGCCTGCGCCGCACCGGCTGGGGCGTGATCGAGACCGAGGGCAACCGGCTCGTCTTCATCGGCTGCGGCTCGGTGGAGCCGCCGGACGACCTGCCGCTGGCCAGCCGTCTGCTCGCGATCCATGAGGGGCTTGCCGCCGTCCTCGGCGATTTCCGCCCCGCCGAGGCCGCGGTCGAGCAGACCTTTGTCAACAAGGACGGCGTCGCCACGCTGAAACTCGGCCAGGCCCGCGGCGTCGCCATGCTGGCGCCTGCGATGTTCGGCATTTCGGTTGCGGAATACGCGCCCAACCAGGTCAAGAAGACCGTGGTCGGCGCCGGTCACGCCGACAAGAACCAGATCGCTGTCATGCTGAAGATTCTTCTGCCCAAGGCCGAGCCGAAATCCCCCGACGCCGCCGACGCGCTCGCCATCGCCATCACGCACGCCCATCACCGCCAAGGCGTGGCGCTGCGGCTCAGGGTGGCGAGCCTATGA
- a CDS encoding glutathione binding-like protein, with translation MDLYFSPLACSLATRIALYEAGAEANYLEVDPKTKVVQKDGSDFRAVNPLGLVPTLRTDDGTVLTENAAILQYVADRFPSAGISATSAEERSRLHQWLCFIGTELHKALFVPLLDKTAPQEAKTYALTKNLSRLDYLENYLKGREFLLDHFSVADAYLVTIINWTMATPPVELAKWPAVKAYYERLRTRPSIAKASAEEFELYKAELARHKAAA, from the coding sequence ATGGATCTGTATTTTTCGCCACTCGCCTGCTCACTGGCGACACGGATTGCGCTGTACGAAGCCGGCGCCGAGGCCAACTACCTCGAGGTCGATCCCAAGACCAAGGTGGTGCAGAAGGACGGCTCGGATTTCCGCGCGGTCAACCCGCTCGGGCTGGTGCCGACGCTGCGCACCGACGACGGGACGGTGCTGACCGAGAACGCGGCGATCCTGCAATATGTCGCCGACCGCTTTCCGAGCGCCGGCATCTCGGCCACCTCGGCCGAGGAACGCAGCCGCCTGCATCAATGGCTCTGCTTCATCGGCACCGAACTGCATAAGGCGCTCTTCGTGCCGCTGCTCGACAAGACGGCGCCGCAGGAGGCGAAGACCTATGCGCTGACCAAGAACCTGTCGCGGCTCGATTATCTCGAGAACTACCTGAAGGGCCGCGAATTCCTGCTCGATCACTTCAGCGTGGCCGACGCCTATCTCGTCACCATCATCAACTGGACGATGGCGACGCCGCCGGTCGAGTTGGCGAAATGGCCTGCCGTGAAGGCCTATTACGAGCGGCTGCGCACGCGACCGAGCATCGCCAAGGCGTCCGCCGAGGAGTTCGAACTCTACAAGGCCGAACTCGCCCGCCACAAGGCGGCGGCGTAA
- a CDS encoding TetR/AcrR family transcriptional regulator yields MVQKSKKPPVAKIDAPVPPKRRGRPRAYQPEIALGKALDLFRRDGFAATSLDDLSAATGMNRPSLYGAFGDKRELFIKSYRRYREDARVAMGDVFRDELPIRRRLERIYAVALDIYLSGESGPRGCFTVMTAASEAVHDPDIRAMVLEGFTELDKAFAACFRLAKEKGELPDNADPVVLAQLASATIHTIAIRARARMPRKELEAIVSGALDVMLRA; encoded by the coding sequence ATGGTACAAAAAAGTAAAAAGCCACCCGTGGCAAAGATCGATGCCCCCGTGCCGCCCAAGCGCCGTGGCCGGCCGCGCGCCTATCAGCCTGAAATCGCGCTTGGCAAGGCGCTCGATCTGTTCCGCCGGGACGGTTTCGCCGCGACCTCGCTGGACGATCTCTCTGCCGCCACCGGCATGAACCGGCCGAGCCTTTACGGCGCATTCGGCGACAAGCGCGAGCTGTTCATCAAAAGCTACCGCCGCTATCGCGAGGACGCGCGGGTGGCCATGGGCGACGTTTTCCGCGACGAACTGCCGATCCGCCGGCGGCTGGAGCGGATCTATGCGGTGGCGCTCGACATCTATCTGTCCGGCGAATCCGGTCCGCGCGGCTGCTTCACGGTCATGACCGCGGCCTCCGAGGCGGTGCACGATCCCGATATCCGCGCCATGGTGCTGGAAGGCTTTACCGAACTCGACAAGGCCTTTGCAGCATGTTTCCGGCTGGCGAAGGAGAAGGGCGAACTACCTGACAACGCCGATCCCGTGGTGCTGGCGCAGCTCGCCTCCGCCACCATTCACACCATCGCCATCCGCGCCCGCGCCCGCATGCCGCGCAAGGAACTGGAGGCGATCGTAAGCGGAGCGCTCGACGTGATGCTGCGGGCCTAA
- a CDS encoding cytidine deaminase produces MLSNKDEELIAVAIEAISQRYRNKWQEVGAAMRTRDGRIVTGVNIDAYIGRIAVCAEAIAIGRAITESGDHGIETIVAVRHPKPGEPGKIAVVSPCGICRELIHDYDANARVIVPDSGREPKVVTIGELLPNKYKRGSE; encoded by the coding sequence ATGCTGAGCAACAAGGACGAAGAGCTGATCGCCGTCGCCATCGAAGCCATCAGCCAGCGCTATCGCAACAAGTGGCAGGAGGTCGGCGCGGCCATGCGGACCCGCGATGGCCGTATCGTCACAGGCGTGAACATCGACGCCTATATCGGCCGGATTGCGGTCTGCGCCGAAGCGATCGCCATCGGCCGCGCCATCACCGAAAGCGGCGACCACGGCATCGAAACCATCGTCGCCGTGCGCCACCCCAAGCCCGGTGAGCCCGGCAAGATCGCGGTGGTCTCGCCCTGCGGCATCTGTCGCGAACTGATCCACGACTATGACGCCAACGCGCGGGTCATCGTCCCCGACAGCGGCCGTGAGCCGAAAGTCGTGACCATCGGCGAACTTCTGCCGAACAAGTACAAGCGGGGCAGCGAATGA
- a CDS encoding metallophosphoesterase: MLTRRHFLKAMGGLGALGVSTTAYGFSAPVLRLRVARYDLSPSQWPAGLKLRIAAIADLHACDPWMSLDHIQAIVERTNALKPDIVVMLGDYVAGHRKVTRFIPDAEWARVLAGLKAPLGVHAVLGNHDWWEDKEVQRVGHGLPSAGRALEAAGIPVYENDAKKLQKNGHSFWLAGLGDQLAYMPARRFRPLKRIGVDDLGATLAKITDDAPVVLMAHEPDIARRVSSRVALQLSGHTHGGQVRMLGWSPISPSGQQLAYGHIKMNCDVVVSGGLGCSIMPFRLGVPPEIVLVTLGAARPAVA; this comes from the coding sequence ATGTTAACTCGCCGTCATTTTCTCAAAGCCATGGGTGGATTGGGCGCGCTCGGCGTCTCGACCACCGCTTATGGCTTCAGCGCTCCGGTCCTGCGGCTTCGCGTCGCGCGGTATGACCTTTCGCCGTCGCAATGGCCGGCAGGTCTCAAGCTCAGGATCGCCGCGATCGCCGACCTCCATGCCTGCGATCCCTGGATGTCGCTCGATCATATCCAGGCGATCGTCGAACGCACCAATGCGCTCAAGCCTGACATCGTCGTCATGCTTGGCGACTATGTGGCCGGACATCGCAAGGTGACACGCTTCATTCCCGATGCCGAATGGGCGCGGGTGCTCGCCGGCCTGAAGGCGCCGCTCGGCGTGCACGCGGTGCTCGGCAATCACGACTGGTGGGAAGACAAGGAAGTGCAGCGCGTGGGGCACGGATTGCCGTCCGCAGGACGCGCGCTGGAAGCCGCCGGTATCCCGGTTTACGAAAACGACGCCAAGAAACTCCAAAAGAACGGCCATTCGTTCTGGCTGGCCGGCCTCGGCGACCAGCTCGCCTATATGCCGGCGCGACGCTTCAGGCCGCTCAAGCGCATCGGCGTCGACGATCTCGGCGCGACGCTGGCGAAGATCACCGACGACGCGCCAGTGGTGTTGATGGCGCATGAGCCTGACATAGCGAGGCGCGTTTCCTCGCGCGTCGCGCTGCAGCTCTCGGGGCATACCCATGGCGGCCAGGTGCGGATGCTAGGCTGGTCGCCGATCTCGCCGTCCGGACAGCAGCTCGCCTACGGCCACATCAAGATGAACTGCGACGTCGTGGTCTCCGGCGGCCTCGGCTGCAGCATCATGCCGTTCCGTCTCGGCGTCCCCCCGGAAATCGTGCTGGTGACGCTGGGTGCGGCGCGGCCGGCGGTGGCATAG
- the ybgC gene encoding tol-pal system-associated acyl-CoA thioesterase — protein sequence MTFPLDGEIRDGRHHMQVRVYYEDTDFSGIVYHANYLRFMERGRTNHLRLMGASQQALFDQAQEEMPGFAFVVRSMALDFFRPARMDDVLDVVTWPVAVKGASITLAQEVRRGGEVLVKAEVRVAFISEGRAKPIPKSLRLLMKADLAPD from the coding sequence ATGACTTTCCCCCTCGACGGCGAGATCCGCGACGGCCGCCATCACATGCAGGTCCGCGTCTATTACGAGGACACCGATTTTTCCGGCATCGTCTATCACGCCAATTATCTGCGCTTCATGGAGCGCGGCCGCACCAATCATCTGCGGCTGATGGGGGCGTCGCAGCAGGCGCTGTTCGACCAGGCGCAGGAGGAGATGCCCGGCTTTGCCTTCGTGGTGCGCTCGATGGCGCTCGATTTTTTTCGGCCGGCGCGGATGGATGACGTGCTCGACGTCGTGACATGGCCGGTCGCGGTGAAGGGCGCTTCCATCACGCTGGCGCAGGAGGTGCGGCGAGGGGGCGAGGTGCTGGTCAAGGCCGAGGTGCGCGTCGCCTTCATCAGCGAAGGGCGTGCGAAGCCGATTCCGAAATCGCTGCGGCTGTTGATGAAGGCTGATCTCGCCCCGGATTGA
- a CDS encoding YciI family protein, protein MLYAILCYHDEDTVGSWTKEQDAAVMKKLAVVQEKLTQQGRLGPVARLLPTTAATTLRKDDPPLVLDGPYAETKEQLLGFYVVDCKDLDEALAVARDLGAANPGGAYEIRPVGQFRPGSVQP, encoded by the coding sequence ATGCTTTACGCCATCCTTTGCTATCACGACGAAGACACCGTCGGTTCCTGGACCAAGGAACAGGACGCCGCAGTCATGAAAAAACTTGCCGTCGTGCAGGAAAAGCTGACCCAACAGGGCCGGCTCGGCCCGGTCGCACGGCTGCTGCCGACCACGGCGGCGACCACGCTGCGAAAGGACGATCCGCCGCTGGTGCTCGACGGCCCCTATGCCGAAACCAAGGAGCAATTGCTCGGCTTCTATGTCGTCGATTGCAAGGATCTCGACGAGGCGCTCGCCGTGGCGCGCGATCTCGGCGCGGCCAATCCCGGCGGCGCCTATGAGATCCGTCCCGTCGGCCAGTTCAGGCCCGGGAGTGTGCAGCCGTGA
- a CDS encoding TetR/AcrR family transcriptional regulator, producing the protein MLKKGVERREVLRALGEVFRAHGYEGASLTLITEATGLGKGSLYHLFPGGKEQMAAEVLADIDAWFELNIYAPLREASDPARAIAAMIAGVDQYFHSGDRVCLVGLMALGSARDTFTEAVDDYFARWQIALASLLRRSGFSKGQAQRRAEDALLTIQGALVLARARNDAGIFRRALSDLTTRLLAPPV; encoded by the coding sequence ATGCTGAAGAAGGGCGTCGAGCGCAGGGAAGTGTTGCGCGCGCTCGGCGAGGTGTTTCGCGCGCATGGCTATGAGGGAGCCTCGCTGACGCTGATCACGGAGGCTACCGGGCTCGGCAAGGGCAGCCTCTATCACCTGTTCCCCGGCGGTAAGGAGCAGATGGCCGCCGAGGTGCTGGCCGACATCGACGCCTGGTTCGAACTCAACATTTATGCGCCGTTGCGCGAGGCCTCCGATCCCGCGCGCGCGATCGCTGCGATGATCGCGGGCGTCGACCAGTATTTTCATTCCGGCGATCGCGTCTGCCTGGTTGGACTGATGGCACTCGGTTCGGCGCGCGACACTTTTACGGAAGCCGTCGATGATTATTTTGCGCGCTGGCAGATCGCGCTCGCGTCGCTGTTGCGGCGATCAGGTTTCAGCAAAGGCCAGGCGCAGCGGCGTGCGGAGGACGCGCTACTCACCATTCAGGGCGCGCTGGTGCTGGCGCGGGCGCGCAACGACGCCGGAATCTTTCGCCGCGCGCTGAGCGATCTGACGACGCGGCTGCTGGCGCCGCCGGTCTGA
- the ruvA gene encoding Holliday junction branch migration protein RuvA: MIGKLKGLIDSYGEDYVILDVGGVGYQVHCSSRTLQALPSPGEAAVLSIETYVREDQIKLFGFRTDTEREWFRLLQTVQGVGAKVALAVLSTLPPAELANAIALRDKAAVSRTPGVGPKVAERIVSELKDKAPAFANVDPAVVHLAGAIDDHRAPRPVTDAISALVNLGYGQPQAAAAIAAASRSAGEKAETAQLIRLGLKELAK, from the coding sequence ATGATCGGCAAGCTCAAAGGCCTGATCGATTCCTACGGCGAGGACTACGTGATCCTCGATGTCGGCGGCGTCGGCTATCAGGTGCATTGCTCGTCGCGCACGCTGCAGGCGCTGCCGTCGCCCGGCGAGGCGGCGGTGCTGTCGATCGAAACTTATGTCCGCGAGGACCAGATCAAACTGTTCGGCTTCCGCACCGATACCGAGCGCGAATGGTTTCGCCTGCTGCAGACCGTGCAGGGCGTCGGCGCCAAGGTCGCGCTCGCGGTGCTGTCGACTTTGCCGCCGGCCGAACTCGCCAATGCCATTGCGCTGCGCGACAAGGCGGCGGTGTCGCGCACGCCGGGCGTCGGCCCGAAAGTCGCGGAGCGCATCGTCAGCGAGCTGAAAGACAAGGCGCCGGCGTTCGCCAATGTCGATCCCGCCGTAGTGCATCTCGCCGGCGCCATCGACGATCACCGCGCGCCGCGCCCGGTGACCGACGCGATCTCCGCGCTGGTCAATCTCGGCTACGGCCAGCCGCAGGCCGCCGCCGCGATTGCCGCCGCCTCGCGCAGCGCCGGCGAGAAGGCCGAGACCGCACAGCTTATTCGCTTGGGGCTGAAGGAGCTCGCGAAGTGA